Part of the Portunus trituberculatus isolate SZX2019 chromosome 24, ASM1759143v1, whole genome shotgun sequence genome is shown below.
CTTTTGTCGGTGAAATAGCAGGGGAAGCGGTCCTGGGTGACGCCATCCGAGCCATcgtgggcgtgggtggcgaAGAAAGCCTTGCATTCCTTCATCAGTGTGTTGACACAGCCGTCGTTGTTGATCCGCAGCTGAGTGTTGTTCATGACACGCAGCGTGGACTCCGGCTGGATGATCCAGTCGCTACGGTTTCCCAGGGATTGGTGAAGCTGCAGCAGCTGCATGTAGTCTTTGAGGTGGCTGACGTCCTCGGTGCTGCCCAGCGTGGCGTTGAAGCAGTCCTCCGTCAGGATGTCGTACGTCTTGTTGCCCTTCACTCTCTTTACGTAAGAGCAGAACAGGAATATTGCCTGGCGCTTGTCCCGCCACTCCTGGCTGCTGCTCACGCTCTCGATGTTGGCGGAGGAGCTGTTGTCGGGGGAGTCCATGGAGGTGCAAGCCGAGGCCACCAGCCTCTCGCGGCTGAAGATCACCACGTTCCTCTCTCGCATTTCCAGGTCGGTGCACTTCCTCTCACACTCACGCAGGTAGTGCTTCACCTTCTCCAGCTGCTGGCACTTGCCGTTCTTGCAGCTGTACACGCCGTCCAGCGGGTCAGAGCACTTCTCCTTGCACTCGATGGACTTGGGGTTAATCCTCTTGTCACGACAGATGAACGCGGGTGTGATTTCCTTGCAATCGTTGTTTTCAATGTCTTTGGTGCAGTGGAACAGGCCCGTGATGTCTTTGCACTCGCCATTCTTGCACTTGTAGTTGCGGGTGTTGCTCACGTTGAGGGCCGAGCAGTTTTGGTCTAAGGTGTCCACACAGTTACGGAAGTTGACTTTGGATCCGTTGTTGCGGGCCATCACGTGGATCTGCATGCAGGTGCCGGAGCCTTTGGAGAGACACCACTCACCGCAGGTGGTCCAGGAGCAGGCGTCAGGAGTGTCAGGCTTGGTGTCCTTCAGCGCGATGTCCTCCGCCAGGACCGTCGTACACATTATAGGCGTCATATTGAAATCCATGGAGAGTTCATTCTTGGAGGGGATAATGACGATAACGGCCAGGTACAGCAGCGACACCCCAGACAGGATGGCTGTCAGCTGGCAGATACATATTCCACAGCAAATCTGTTTTTCTGCCGTCATCGCTGTCAGATCTGAGCCGTGACCAAATACTCAACAAAGTGATGCACTTCACACAGGTATGGATCACTCCCAAGGGGCGCCGTCTACCATGCCAGGCCGCAGCGAGCCTCCTCCGCCCGACACAAGCAACACTCAGGAAACTGACTTCATGATGAGCGCGGCAGCAGGGCGGGCTGTGGCACTACAGCGTCACTGGCGGGCATGGTGGGCTGAGGCGCGGCTCATATTCAAGAGTGCGGGCGGCAGCTACTCTCTCCGCGAATACTTCCACCAAGGCATAACAAGATACTGAGATACGTTCCTCCCTGCCAAGTAAGATGGCGCTCGTGTGCCGCGCCGGGCATGCGCACACCACCGAGGGGAAGGACAAAACAGGAAACGAGTACAGCTTTCATTACACTTATCTTCACAATTATAGCACCTCCATCTTGTATTAGCTATGGAGGACTCTTTACCACTTACTGTACGGGGAGAATGAAATAATCTAATGAGTAAGACATTTTTTACGTAAGAGAGACGCAGGCGGGGCAGTGCGCAGGACCAGCTCTCGCCTTCCCTCGCCGCACAGGGAACTCCGCCTCGGGACCCGCTCACTCAACACCAAGGGCGGCTTGAGCTCACCCCAGGAACCTGAGTCCCTTGTACCCCATCAGGAGCCACGAACACTACCCATAGAAAAGCATCACGCCCACGCACGCCTCACACCACCCCAAGGACAGGATCAATAGTCTCCCCGGCCCCGCCCATCCTGCCAGTCTATGTTTCTCCCACATTCCTAACCCCCTCTCTATCTCCCCTCGCCTCTCCTATGGTTCCTGCCGCCCTCCATCCCTGAGTTAGTCCCCCCCCCGTGGTGATACGGTATACCATTCCTGACCCTACATGAAATAAGTGTGTCTTTGGGGATTTCTTTGTTTATAAGCGTGCaaatgtgttctctctctctctctctctctctctctctcccctgtgtgtgtgtgtgtgtgtgtgtgtgtgtgtgtgtgtgtgattcactgtttgatctgctgcagtctctgacgagacagccagacgttactctacggaacgagctcagagctcattatttccgatcttcggataggcctgagaccaggcacacaccacacaccgggacaacaaggtcgcaactcctcgatttacatcccgtacctactcactgctaggtgaacaggggctacacgtgaaaggagacacacccaaatatctccacccggccggggaatcgaaccccggtcctctggcttgtgaagccagcgctctaaccgctctaaccactaccgggcgtgtgtgtgtgtgtgtgtgtgtgtgtgttttcgagaAAACAAAGagtcgtgacacacacacacacacacacacacacacacaagccacgcCCCGTGACATGGATTGTTATCAACACGTGGGggactcaacacaacacaccatcacacaacgcaacacaagcaCAGCCTAATAAAATAACAGCGTCGCTCAAGCCTTTCATAATTCAAGTCTTTCCTATTacgcccacaccaccaccatcaccaccatctcctcctctttttcctcctcctcctccttttctttcagctTTCTTCTTGAGCTTAATGCCTACCCCTGCCTCACATCACTGCTTGGGCATACCTGGGCAGGTGTAAGGTCACGCTTGATTAGTGTCCCCAGCAGCATATGACCACCGTGCTGCGACGCATAAAATGAACCAATTGCCCTTCCTAATTAAATTTGTATATCTTCGAAAGTACAGAcggtttttcttctgttttttgtttgcttATATATTTCTGAACCATCCAGAGTCTACACCGacgcccccaaaaaaaaaaaaaaatgctttgctactactactactactactactactattacaacaactactacaataactactactactactactactactactactactactacaacaagaacaataactactactactactactactactactgttactattattgcaacaacaactacaatactactactactactactactactactacaacaaagataaaaactactactactactactactactactactattacaacaactacaata
Proteins encoded:
- the LOC123508234 gene encoding uncharacterized protein LOC123508234 isoform X1, which encodes MTAEKQICCGICICQLTAILSGVSLLYLAVIVIIPSKNELSMDFNMTPIMCTTVLAEDIALKDTKPDTPDACSWTTCGEWCLSKGSGTCMQIHVMARNNGSKVNFRNCVDTLDQNCSALNVSNTRNYKCKNGECKDITGLFHCTKDIENNDCKEITPAFICRDKRINPKSIECKEKCSDPLDGVYSCKNGKCQQLEKVKHYLRECERKCTDLEMRERNVVIFSRERLVASACTSMDSPDNSSSANIESVSSSQEWRDKRQAIFLFCSYVKRVKGNKTYDILTEDCFNATLGSTEDVSHLKDYMQLLQLHQSLGNRSDWIIQPESTLRVMNNTQLRINNDGCVNTLMKECKAFFATHAHDGSDGVTQDRFPCYFTDKSSEYVIGKFNPDLTATLLLVASILPGCLFVLACSCLFFCSKSVGVDDEGHLRVTFLQGGGAGANKEPVQFDELL
- the LOC123508234 gene encoding uncharacterized protein LOC123508234 isoform X2 — encoded protein: MTAEKQICCGICICQLTAILSGVSLLYLAVIVIIPSKNELSMDFNMTPIMCTTVLAEDIALKDTKPDTPDACSWTTCGEWCLSKGSGTCMQIHVMARNNGSKVNFRNCVDTLDQNCSALNVSNTRNYKCKNGECKDITGLFHCTKDIENNDCKEITPAFICRDKRINPKSIECKEKCSDPLDGVYSCKNGKCQQLEKVKHYLRECERKCTDLEMRERNVVIFSRERLVASACTSMDSPDNSSSANIESVSSSQEWRDKRQAIFLFCSYVKRVKGNKTYDILTEDCFNATLGSTEDVSHLKDYMQLLQLHQSLGNRSDWIIQPESTLRVMNNTQLRINNDGCVNTLMKECKAFFATHAHDGSDGVTQDRFPCYFTDKSSEYVIGKFNPDLTATLLLVASILPGCLFVLACSCLFFCSKSVGVDDEGHLRVTFLQGGGAGGNASEL